A single region of the Rathayibacter rathayi genome encodes:
- a CDS encoding ATP-dependent Clp protease proteolytic subunit: MTTPTFGGTAFGSGAAPSSRYILPTFEERTAYGYKRQDPYAKLFEDRIIFLGVQVDDASADDIMAQLLVLESQDPDRDIVMYINSPGGSFTAMTAIYDTMQYIRPHIQTVVLGQAASAAAVLTAAGTPGKRLALPNARILIHQPAVQQGGGQASDIEIQAAEIMRMREWLEETLSSHSNRSIEQVKKDIDRDKILGASDALEYGLIDQVLTSRKSLPALTA, from the coding sequence ATGACCACACCCACCTTCGGCGGAACGGCGTTCGGCTCCGGAGCCGCACCGTCCTCGCGCTACATCCTGCCCACGTTCGAGGAGCGCACGGCCTACGGCTACAAGCGCCAGGACCCGTACGCGAAGCTCTTCGAGGACCGCATCATCTTCCTCGGCGTGCAGGTCGACGACGCCTCCGCGGACGACATCATGGCCCAGCTCCTCGTCCTGGAGAGCCAGGACCCGGACCGCGACATCGTGATGTACATCAATTCGCCCGGCGGCTCCTTCACCGCGATGACGGCCATCTACGACACGATGCAGTACATCCGCCCGCACATCCAGACGGTCGTGCTCGGCCAGGCCGCCTCCGCAGCTGCCGTACTGACTGCCGCGGGCACGCCGGGCAAGCGCCTCGCCCTGCCGAACGCGCGCATCCTCATCCACCAGCCCGCCGTGCAGCAGGGCGGAGGCCAGGCCTCGGACATCGAGATCCAGGCCGCCGAAATCATGCGCATGCGCGAGTGGCTCGAGGAGACGCTGTCGAGTCACTCGAACCGCTCGATCGAGCAGGTCAAGAAGGACATCGACCGCGACAAGATCCTCGGTGCGAGCGACGCGCTCGAGTACGGGTTGATCGACCAGGTCCTCACCAGCCGCAAGAGTCTGCCGGCTCTCACGGCCTGA
- a CDS encoding ATP-dependent Clp protease proteolytic subunit has translation MADMVMPNSVFDRLLKDRIIWLGSEVRDENANEIAAKLLLLAAEDSERDIYLYINSPGGSITAGMAIYDTMQFVPNDIVTVGIGMAASMGQLLLTAGTQGKRYITPNARVLLHQPHGGFGGTASDIQTQAQLILDMKKRLAEITAKATGKTVEQVNEDGDRDRWFSAEEALAYGFVDHIRSSATDVAGGGGTAIDE, from the coding sequence ATGGCCGACATGGTTATGCCCAACAGTGTTTTCGACCGCCTGCTGAAGGACCGGATCATCTGGCTCGGTTCCGAGGTGCGCGACGAGAACGCGAACGAGATCGCTGCGAAGCTCCTGCTCCTGGCAGCCGAGGACTCCGAGCGGGACATCTACCTCTACATCAACTCGCCCGGCGGCTCGATCACCGCGGGCATGGCGATCTACGACACGATGCAGTTCGTCCCGAACGACATCGTGACCGTGGGTATCGGAATGGCGGCCTCGATGGGCCAGCTGCTCCTCACCGCCGGAACCCAGGGCAAGCGCTACATCACCCCGAACGCGCGGGTGCTCCTCCACCAGCCGCACGGCGGCTTCGGCGGTACCGCCTCCGACATCCAGACCCAGGCGCAGCTCATCCTCGACATGAAGAAGCGCCTCGCCGAGATCACCGCCAAGGCGACCGGCAAGACCGTCGAGCAGGTTAATGAGGACGGCGACCGCGACCGCTGGTTCAGCGCCGAGGAGGCTCTGGCCTACGGCTTCGTCGACCACATCCGCTCCTCGGCGACCGACGTGGCCGGCGGTGGCGGAACCGCCATCGACGAGTAG
- the tig gene encoding trigger factor: MKTTVEQLSPTRVKLAISVTPDELGPSITHAYGHIAEQITVPGFRKGKVPPAIVDQRVGKAAVLEHAVNEGLDGFYREAVRETEVRPLGRPQADILAWPSDKDFTGDLELAIEVDVRPEITIPDYDGIELTVDAAGVTDTDVDAELDKLRSRFGTLVTVDRPATTGDFAQIDLVATIDGVEVDSANAISYELGSGELIEGIDEALDSLTAGESTTFTAPLLGGDHAGEQAEIAVTLTAVKERELPDGDDDFAQIASEFDTIAELRESLTAQSAQQKTFGQGGEAREKLVEALLALVEVPVPAGLVEDEVHRHLEGENRLEDDEHRAEVTEASEKTFRTQILLDHIVEQEKVQVSQDELTQYLIQGAAQYGMEPSEFIKVLSENNQIGQMVGEVARNKALAIVLGKAKVTDTEGNAVDLTAFTAVPGDDEAGETSDESAESVTSEETEVVEEAQAAADAEVPAEPAADEVPAPAPKKKRAPAKKKVAAATEETPAAE; this comes from the coding sequence GTGAAGACCACGGTAGAACAGCTGAGCCCGACCCGCGTGAAGCTCGCGATTTCGGTCACCCCGGACGAACTCGGCCCCAGCATCACGCACGCCTATGGCCACATCGCCGAGCAGATCACCGTCCCCGGCTTCCGCAAGGGCAAGGTCCCTCCCGCGATCGTCGATCAGCGCGTCGGCAAGGCGGCCGTGCTCGAGCACGCGGTCAACGAGGGTCTGGACGGCTTTTACCGTGAGGCCGTTCGCGAGACCGAGGTCCGCCCCCTGGGCCGTCCGCAGGCCGACATCCTCGCCTGGCCGAGCGATAAGGACTTCACCGGCGACCTCGAACTCGCCATTGAGGTCGATGTGCGCCCCGAGATCACCATCCCGGACTACGACGGCATCGAGCTGACCGTCGACGCGGCAGGGGTCACCGACACCGATGTCGACGCCGAGCTGGACAAGCTCCGTAGCCGATTCGGCACTCTGGTTACCGTCGACCGCCCGGCGACGACCGGTGACTTCGCGCAGATCGACCTGGTCGCCACCATCGACGGGGTCGAGGTCGACTCCGCCAACGCCATTTCCTACGAACTCGGTTCGGGCGAGCTGATCGAGGGCATCGACGAGGCGCTCGACTCGCTGACCGCCGGGGAGAGCACCACCTTCACCGCCCCGCTGCTCGGAGGCGACCACGCCGGCGAGCAGGCCGAGATCGCGGTCACCCTCACCGCCGTCAAGGAGCGCGAGCTGCCGGATGGCGACGACGACTTCGCTCAGATCGCCAGCGAGTTCGACACGATCGCCGAGCTGCGCGAGTCGCTCACGGCACAGTCCGCTCAGCAGAAGACCTTCGGCCAGGGCGGCGAGGCTCGCGAGAAGCTCGTCGAGGCGCTGCTCGCCCTCGTCGAGGTCCCCGTGCCGGCCGGTCTCGTCGAGGACGAGGTGCACCGCCACCTCGAGGGCGAGAACCGCCTCGAGGACGACGAGCACCGCGCCGAGGTCACGGAGGCCAGCGAGAAGACCTTCAGGACGCAAATCCTTCTCGACCACATCGTCGAGCAGGAGAAGGTCCAGGTCAGCCAGGACGAGCTCACGCAGTACCTGATCCAGGGTGCTGCGCAGTACGGCATGGAGCCGAGCGAGTTCATTAAGGTCCTGTCCGAGAACAACCAGATCGGCCAGATGGTCGGCGAGGTCGCGCGCAACAAGGCGCTCGCGATCGTCCTGGGCAAGGCGAAGGTCACTGACACCGAGGGCAACGCCGTCGACCTCACCGCGTTCACCGCGGTCCCCGGTGACGATGAGGCCGGCGAGACCTCCGATGAGTCCGCCGAGTCCGTCACCTCCGAGGAAACCGAGGTCGTCGAGGAGGCCCAGGCCGCCGCCGACGCCGAGGTGCCCGCCGAGCCCGCCGCGGACGAGGTGCCCGCCCCGGCCCCCAAGAAGAAGCGTGCGCCCGCGAAGAAGAAGGTCGCCGCTGCCACCGAGGAGACCCCCGCCGCCGAGTAG
- a CDS encoding gamma carbonic anhydrase family protein codes for MSSTPAAGARVLTLPGGRTPEIAATAWIAPGATVVGSVRLGEQASLWYGAVLRAEHARIEVGARSNLQDGVVVHVDAGHDAVIGAGVSVGHNAVLHGCTIEDDVLVGMNATVLNGAVIGTGSLIAAGAVVLEGTRVPPGSLVAGVPAKVRRELSEQERAGIRHNAASYLALREEHVGAIS; via the coding sequence ATGTCATCTACCCCCGCGGCGGGCGCTCGCGTGCTCACCCTGCCCGGCGGCCGCACGCCCGAGATCGCCGCCACGGCCTGGATCGCTCCGGGCGCGACCGTGGTCGGCTCCGTGCGGCTGGGCGAGCAGGCGAGCCTGTGGTACGGCGCCGTGCTCCGTGCCGAACACGCCCGGATCGAGGTCGGCGCCCGCAGCAATCTGCAGGACGGCGTGGTCGTCCATGTCGACGCCGGTCACGACGCCGTGATCGGTGCGGGCGTCTCGGTCGGGCACAACGCCGTCCTCCACGGCTGCACGATCGAGGACGACGTGCTGGTGGGGATGAACGCGACCGTCTTGAACGGAGCGGTGATCGGCACCGGCTCGCTCATCGCCGCGGGTGCAGTCGTGCTGGAGGGGACCCGCGTCCCGCCGGGCTCGCTCGTCGCCGGCGTCCCCGCGAAGGTCCGCCGCGAGCTGTCCGAGCAGGAGCGGGCGGGCATTCGCCACAACGCCGCCTCGTACCTCGCACTGAGGGAGGAGCACGTCGGCGCGATCAGCTGA
- a CDS encoding response regulator transcription factor: protein MPILRVAIAEDSVLLREGLVRLFEDAGFASVGAFGDAGGLLEDLVRDPAAVDVAVLDVRMPPTFRDEGVRAALEIRRRHPGIAVLLLSQYVEVTYAQELLSSGDGGLGYLLKDRVASVEELRDAVERVAAGGTVLDPQVVASLLQRNRDPLAALTPREREVLEQMAQGRTNAGIASALFVGVGAVEKNVTAIFQKLGLEDSGSDHRRVLAVLAWLRAGR, encoded by the coding sequence GTGCCCATCCTCCGCGTCGCCATCGCCGAGGACTCGGTCCTCCTGCGCGAGGGTCTGGTCCGTCTCTTCGAGGACGCGGGATTCGCCTCCGTCGGCGCCTTCGGGGATGCTGGTGGTCTGCTCGAGGATCTCGTCCGTGACCCTGCCGCGGTCGATGTCGCCGTACTCGATGTGCGGATGCCGCCGACGTTCCGGGACGAGGGCGTTCGTGCGGCGCTCGAGATCCGCCGCCGCCACCCGGGCATCGCGGTCCTGCTTCTCAGCCAGTACGTCGAGGTCACCTACGCGCAGGAGCTGCTCAGTTCCGGCGACGGCGGGCTGGGCTACCTGCTGAAGGACCGGGTCGCTTCCGTGGAGGAACTGCGCGACGCCGTCGAGCGCGTCGCGGCCGGCGGAACCGTCCTCGATCCGCAGGTCGTCGCTTCGCTCCTGCAGCGCAACCGCGATCCGCTCGCCGCCCTCACCCCGCGCGAGCGCGAGGTGCTGGAGCAGATGGCGCAGGGCCGCACCAACGCGGGAATCGCCTCCGCCCTGTTCGTCGGCGTGGGGGCCGTGGAGAAGAACGTGACCGCGATCTTCCAGAAGCTCGGACTGGAGGACTCCGGCTCCGATCACCGCCGAGTACTGGCCGTGCTCGCCTGGCTGCGCGCCGGCCGCTGA